A single genomic interval of Zingiber officinale cultivar Zhangliang chromosome 4A, Zo_v1.1, whole genome shotgun sequence harbors:
- the LOC121969239 gene encoding stearoyl-[acyl-carrier-protein] 9-desaturase, chloroplastic-like isoform X1: MASLVGFYPQTLFFSRREGCPNARSIYRVFTASPIGSSAVTEVETQNKTFAPRDLHIQVTHSLPPQKIEIFKSLEDWAESNILVHLKPVEKCWQPQDFLPDPSSEGFYEEVSELRERCKEIPDDYLVCLVGDMITEEALPTYQTMLNTLDGVRDETGASPTSWAIWTRAWTAEENRHGDLLNKYLYLSGRVDMKQIEKTIQYLIGSGMDPGTENNPYLGFIYTSFQERATFISHGNTARHAKEHGDLKLAQICGIIASDEKRHETAYTKIVEKLFEIDPEGTVLGFADMMKKKISMPAHLMYDGRDSNLFEHFSAVAQRLGVYTAKDYADILEFLVNRWKIGDLTGLSGEGNKAQEFVCTLASRIRRLEERAQAKAKQASTIPFSWIYDRQVQL; this comes from the exons ATGGCTTCTCTTGTGGGTTTTTATCCGCAAACGCTCTTCTTCTCTCGCCGGGAAGGCTGTCCGAATGCTAGATCGATTTACAGAGTCTTCACGGCCTCCCCCATCGGATCCTCCGCCGTCACCGA AGTTGAGACTCAAAACAAAACCTTTGCACCTCGTGATTTGCATATTCAAGTCACTCACTCATTGCCGCCCCAGAAGATTGAGATTTTCAAGTCATTAGAGGATTGGGCGGAAAGTAATATTTTGGTGCATTTGAAGCCTGTTGAAAAGTGTTGGCAGCCACAAGATTTTCTGCCCGACCCTTCTTCTGAGGGATTTTATGAGGAAGTCAGTGAACTGAGAGAACGCTGCAAGGAAATTCCCGATGATTATCTCGTTTGCTTGGTTGGAGACATGATCACTGAGGAAGCCCTTCCTACATATCAAACAATGTTGAACACTCTTGATGGCGTTCGAGATGAGACAGGTGCAAGCCCTACTTCTTGGGCTATTTGGACAAGGGCTTGGACCGCTGAAGAAAATAGACATGGTGACCTTCTCAACAAGTACCTATATCTATCTGGAAGAGTGGACATGAAGCAGATTGAGAAGACAATTCAGTATCTGATTGGATCAGGAATG GATCCTGGTACTGAGAATAATCCGTACCTTGGCTTCATATACACTTCATTTCAAGAGAGAGCCACCTTCATATCCCATGGAAACACCGCGAGACATGCCAAGGAACATGGGGATCTCAAATTGGCTCAGATATGTGGAATAATTGCATCAGATGAAAAGCGCCACGAGACTGCATACACTAAAATAGTCGAGAAACTGTTTGAGATAGATCCCGAAGGCACTGTGCTGGGATTTGCAGacatgatgaagaagaagatctcAATGCCTGCCCATCTAATGTACGATGGTCGAGACAGTAACCTCTTTGAGCACTTTTCAGCAGTTGCTCAGCGGTTGGGTGTGTACACTGCAAAGGACTATGCAGACATACTAGAGTTCCTCGTTAACAGGTGGAAGATAGGTGATCTAACTGGTCTTTCTGGTGAAGGGAACAAGGCCCAGGAATTTGTGTGTACTTTGGCTTCCAGAATAAGAAGACTTGAAGAAAGAGCACAAGCGAAGGCTAAACAAGCTTCTACCATTCCCTTCAGTTGGATTTACGACAGGCAGGTGCAACTCTAA
- the LOC121973031 gene encoding stearoyl-[acyl-carrier-protein] 9-desaturase, chloroplastic-like — MTIIVETPNKPFAPRDLHLQVTHSLPPQKIEIFKSLEDWAETNILVHLKPVEKCWQPQDFLPDPSSEGFYEEVGELRERCKEIPDDYLVCLVGDMVTEEALPTYQTMLNTYDGVRDETGASPTSWAIWTRAWTAEENRHGDLLNKYLYLSGRVDMRQIEKTIQYLIGSGMDPGTENNPYLGFIYTSFQERATFISHGNTARHAKEHGDLKLAQICGIIASDEKRHETAYSKIVEKLFEIDPQGTVLGFADMMRKKITMPAHLMHDGRDGKLFEHYSAVAQRLGVYTAKDYADILEFLLDRWKIRDLTGLSGEGNMAQDFVCTLASRVRRLEERAQARAKQAPTIPFSWISDRKVRL, encoded by the exons ATGACTATTAT AGTTGAGACTCCAAACAAACCCTTCGCACCTCGCGATTTGCATCTTCAAGTCACTCACTCGTTGCCGCCCCAGAAGATTGAGATTTTCAAGTCATTAGAGGATTGGGCGGAAACTAATATCTTGGTGCATTTGAAGCCTGTCGAAAAGTGTTGGCAGCCACAAGACTTCCTGCCCGATCCTTCTTCCGAGGGATTTTACGAGGAAGTCGGTGAACTGAGAGAACGCTGCAAGGAGATTCCTGATGACTATCTCGTTTGCTTGGTCGGAGACATGGTCACCGAGGAAGCCCTTCCTACCTATCAAACGATGCTCAACACTTATGACGGCGTTCGAGACGAGACAGGTGCGAGCCCAACTTCTTGGGCCATTTGGACAAGGGCTTGGACCGCTGAAGAAAATAGACACGGTGACCTTCTCAACAAGTACCTATATCTATCTGGAAGAGTGGACATGAGGCAGATTGAGAAAACAATTCAGTATCTGATTGGATCAGGAATG GATCCTGGCACTGAGAATAATCCGTACCTGGGCTTCATATACACTTCATTTCAAGAGAGAGCCACCTTCATATCCCATGGGAACACCGCGAGGCATGCCAAGGAGCACGGGGACCTCAAATTGGCTCAGATATGTGGAATAATTGCGTCCGACGAGAAGCGCCACGAGACTGCATACTCTAAAATAGTCGAGAAACTGTTTGAGATAGATCCCCAAGGCACTGTGCTGGGATTTGCGGACATGATGAGGAAGAAGATCACAATGCCTGCCCATCTGATGCACGATGGTCGAGACGGTAAGCTCTTCGAGCACTATTCAGCAGTTGCTCAGCGGTTGGGTGTGTACACCGCGAAGGACTACGCAGACATACTCGAGTTCCTCCTTGACAGGTGGAAGATACGCGATCTAACTGGTCTTTCTGGCGAAGGTAACATGGCCCAGGATTTTGTGTGTACTTTGGCTTCCAGAGTAAGAAGACTGGAAGAAAGAGCACAAGCGAGGGCTAAACAAGCTCCTACCATTCCTTTCAGTTGGATTTCCGACAGGAAGGTGCGACTCTAA
- the LOC121969239 gene encoding stearoyl-[acyl-carrier-protein] 9-desaturase, chloroplastic-like isoform X2: MASRVAFHPQTLFFSRREGCRDARSCRVSMASAIGSSAVTKVETQNKTFAPRDLHIQVTHSLPPQKIEIFKSLEDWAESNILVHLKPVEKCWQPQDFLPDPSSEGFYEEVSELRERCKEIPDDYLVCLVGDMITEEALPTYQTMLNTLDGVRDETGASPTSWAIWTRAWTAEENRHGDLLNKYLYLSGRVDMKQIEKTIQYLIGSGMDPGTENNPYLGFIYTSFQERATFISHGNTARHAKEHGDLKLAQICGIIASDEKRHETAYTKIVEKLFEIDPEGTVLGFADMMKKKISMPAHLMYDGRDSNLFEHFSAVAQRLGVYTAKDYADILEFLVNRWKIGDLTGLSGEGNKAQEFVCTLASRIRRLEERAQAKAKQASTIPFSWIYDRQVQL; this comes from the exons ATGGCATCTCGTGTGGCGTTTCATCCCCAAACGCTCTTCTTCTCTCGCCGGGAAGGCTGTCGGGATGCTAGATCTTGCAGAGTCTCCATGGCCTCCGCCATCGGATCCTCCGCCGTCACCAA AGTTGAGACTCAAAACAAAACCTTTGCACCTCGTGATTTGCATATTCAAGTCACTCACTCATTGCCGCCCCAGAAGATTGAGATTTTCAAGTCATTAGAGGATTGGGCGGAAAGTAATATTTTGGTGCATTTGAAGCCTGTTGAAAAGTGTTGGCAGCCACAAGATTTTCTGCCCGACCCTTCTTCTGAGGGATTTTATGAGGAAGTCAGTGAACTGAGAGAACGCTGCAAGGAAATTCCCGATGATTATCTCGTTTGCTTGGTTGGAGACATGATCACTGAGGAAGCCCTTCCTACATATCAAACAATGTTGAACACTCTTGATGGCGTTCGAGATGAGACAGGTGCAAGCCCTACTTCTTGGGCTATTTGGACAAGGGCTTGGACCGCTGAAGAAAATAGACATGGTGACCTTCTCAACAAGTACCTATATCTATCTGGAAGAGTGGACATGAAGCAGATTGAGAAGACAATTCAGTATCTGATTGGATCAGGAATG GATCCTGGTACTGAGAATAATCCGTACCTTGGCTTCATATACACTTCATTTCAAGAGAGAGCCACCTTCATATCCCATGGAAACACCGCGAGACATGCCAAGGAACATGGGGATCTCAAATTGGCTCAGATATGTGGAATAATTGCATCAGATGAAAAGCGCCACGAGACTGCATACACTAAAATAGTCGAGAAACTGTTTGAGATAGATCCCGAAGGCACTGTGCTGGGATTTGCAGacatgatgaagaagaagatctcAATGCCTGCCCATCTAATGTACGATGGTCGAGACAGTAACCTCTTTGAGCACTTTTCAGCAGTTGCTCAGCGGTTGGGTGTGTACACTGCAAAGGACTATGCAGACATACTAGAGTTCCTCGTTAACAGGTGGAAGATAGGTGATCTAACTGGTCTTTCTGGTGAAGGGAACAAGGCCCAGGAATTTGTGTGTACTTTGGCTTCCAGAATAAGAAGACTTGAAGAAAGAGCACAAGCGAAGGCTAAACAAGCTTCTACCATTCCCTTCAGTTGGATTTACGACAGGCAGGTGCAACTCTAA
- the LOC121969102 gene encoding uncharacterized protein LOC121969102, producing the protein MGSVAEFRDSVTLSGRFSIGDLLRVGDEDETLPSSGRTLLDVIRDEEAAANGAALGGHSGNGWKTFKGHLRRAGASWAVGICSSSAEPSFLVSVLVPVPAAPSTSLQGGLRSHNGERSGRGGATEPPAPGTAAVDERVSLMALLEETEVHWNRGERTLPLATLEEALAEEEKEEEVEEEEEAARDHGTTLCMCCSVCMVRRRGAAFIPCGHTFCRLCSRKLWASRSNCPLCNGFILEILNIF; encoded by the coding sequence ATGGGAAGTGTTGCGGAGTTCCGAGATAGCGTTACGCTCTCGGGACGCTTCAGCATTGGGGACCTCCTCAGGGTCGGAGATGAGGACGAGACACTCCCCTCCTCCGGAAGAACGTTGCTCGATGTCATCCGGGATGAGGAGGCGGCGGCAAATGGGGCGGCTTTGGGGGGCCATTCCGGCAATGGATGGAAAACGTTCAAGGGCCACCTCCGCCGCGCCGGCGCGTCGTGGGCGGTGGGCATATGTTCTTCATCTGCCGAACCCAGCTTCCTCGTCTCCGTCCTGGTCCCTGTTCCCGCGGCACCTTCGACATCTCTGCAGGGGGGGCTTCGATCGCATAATGGCGAAAGATCCGGTCGCGGTGGCGCCACTGAGCCTCCAGCGCCGGGAACCGCGGCAGTGGATGAGAGGGTATCTTTGATGGCGCTACTGGAGGAAACTGAGGTGCACTGGAACAGGGGCGAGCGAACACTGCCGCTGGCGACGTTGGAGGAGGCGCTGGCAGAggaggagaaagaggaagaagtggaggaggaggaggaggcggcaaGGGACCACGGAACCACACTGTGCATGTGCTGTAGTGTGTGCATGGTACGGCGCAGGGGCGCGGCGTTCATCCCCTGTGGCCACACCTTCTGCCGGTTGTGCTCGAGGAAGCTCTGGGCGAGCCGCAGCAACTGCCCGCTCTGCAACGGCTTCATCCTCGAGATCCTCAACATCTTCTAA